The Betta splendens chromosome 2, fBetSpl5.4, whole genome shotgun sequence nucleotide sequence GGAGAAATTGTGGAGAATTTGTTTTACTGCTCTGTGAAACCTACTGTAGTAGAGACCCAGCAATACAGTAGAGAAACTAATATCACAGTAACTCATGTCAAACTGTGGAGCTTTTTCTCCCATTTGTGACTATTTAACAATtgtccagagaaaactgacaaagacaacaacacaacaacctgCTGCTTCACTGGGAACAAACATCAGAGATCAGACTAAATGTGCTGCTTTTACTTTAGGCCAGTAAATTACTCAAATGTGATCAAATCAACAGAAATAAGGTTGTCTCCCCACAAGCAACTGGTTTATTGGAGATCATTCACATAACTGATGCCAACTGATTGTAATGGAATATTTTGGCGCAGTGGTTAGCGTGATTTTGAATTTAGCCGCAGGAGctgcaagccagtgacttctgtgctgGTCATGAGCCCAGATAAATAGAGGGGTTAcataaaaacttgccaaaaagACAACCATACTGTCACGACCCCTGACAGGAAAAagcagaagagaggagagacctTTTACTGAGTGACATGAGGAGGTTATTGTTTGTTCTCCAATTGACCAGAAGATATGCTTaattccatccattttctaaaccgcttattccctaatgctgggtcacgggggtgctggagcctatcccagctggctatgggcgagaggcaggtcgccagtccatcgcagggcaacacatagacagacaaccattcactcacacctacgggcaatggagagagtccaatcaacttaatgcacgtctttggactgtaggaggaagccggagaaccccgAGAGAACCCCGGGGAGAACGTGCACTCcacactccacacagaaaggcactaGGGCCACCTCCGGGAAccaacccagaaccttcttgctgtgaggcgacagtgctacccaccgcaccaccgtgccgcccataTGCTTACTTCATCTAATCTTAATGTGTTAGTTAAgtgaacacaaataaaaaaggaattGTTTATAGAATAATTTAGGATCTATATTCAgcttcttcttttgtttctcAGTGAAGCATTTGTTTCCTTACTCATCACATTCTGATTAATTTAGGCGAAATAACTTGAATTTCACTTTACACAAGTGCAGATATTTCAGTAAACAAAACTAAATGCTATAAATGAATGACTATTAGGTTTTCTCAATTgcttaaatacatttttttgaaACTATGTCTCTCATTCTCACAACAGTAAACATAAATGTATAACATGGTTCATGGCTCAGAAAAATGGGTGTGCTGCTTTGTATGGTTTTGGAAATTTGGTTTAAAGACCAGGAGCCTCATGTACATGTAAGGGTTCTTACGCACAAAAACTCGGCgtaagcagtacagtacagtatcagAACTTTGTACGCCAAAGTACTGTAGAAACGTGCGCAAATCTATGGTACTGTAGCTGGCTGGCTGGCGTAtatacttttctacagctatcaGTCCATTAGCAACACAAAGAGGTGAAATTGTTCGTtgtgactaatgatcgttttcacatgatgaagaaaaacaatatataattaatatacagCCACACGTCTGTACTGTTCTTAGATGATATAGAAATAAGATGAAAAAggtgcaaacatatattctacAGCCATGATAGATGAGCTGTTAGAGGATCTACAGTAATAGAGGATGTATTAGAATCTGGTAGAGGCGGCCGTTTTGGATCGCGACGCATGTGCGGTCAgcgcacatccagctgttgaccacaaGGTTTCAGCCACGGGAgcatccagagggagctgcagaccggtCAGGTAGTGGACCCTGAGCTGAGCCGAGCTGAGCCATGCCAGCTGTGTGGAATGCAATCATCcgtatgtcagcaaggcatgAAGTTCCCATAAAACGGatgatcagggcaacattaaagcgcagtttgCATCGAGAGCAGATTGACTGTACCAGCTTTGTACATGAGGCTCCTAGTTATAGCGTTTCAGCAGTTGAGAGAAACTGCAACATTTCACTTTCTCCTCTATCACACATGGTCTGTACTGTAGTTCcctccatacctgagagtgtccagtctccagtgtggatcctccagtccagcaaacagcagcatctctcctgagtctcctggatgattgtagctcaggtccagctctctcagatgggaggggttggagctcagagcagaggccagagaagcacagccttcctctgtgaccagacaacctgacagcctgcatacacacacacacacacacacacacacacacacacacacacacacacacacacacacacacacacacacacacacacacacacacacacacacacacaaaatggacaaaaacacactttgacaatgtaagtgtgtgtgtccacaaacTGCTAATTTCTTAGATGAAGgaaatcctgacctgagagtctccagtcgacagtgaggactcttcagtccatctgacagtagcttcacttttaaatcctgcaggtcgttgttactcaggtccagttctctcagactagaggactgagagctgagaactgaggacagagcttcacagcttctctctgacaggttacacacactcagtctgagaagcagaaatgtaaaaaggtTTCAAGTTAATGTCAATCACCTTTAATATTAAGTATGAACAACGATAGAAATAGCTtagaaaatggaaaacatttactatgttacagtaaatgagccACTGATGAGAAACCTTTGCAATTGCAACATTCTATTGTTAACCCTAGCTGTCCTAATAGTACTCGGCAGGCTCTAAGTATTAGCTTCAGAAtcagtttgcacaggacaaggAATAGGTTGTGGGCTACAACACTATGTAAAAGTCATTTGtgtacatcaaacacagacgaATACGATAATCTCTAATTCCTGCGTTCTGAGAGGTTATCTAATCACTTTGTTCTGCACTCCTACATAGCTTGTCTAAAGTGCTTTATTGGTCACGTTTTTTATTGCACCGAAGTCATAAAACGCGTTCAGCCATTCAGTGGCTACCAGTTCTGTCAAttatgtgttggtgtttttaggccCATTGCATAGCTTGTAACGAGTAGAAAGACATCTCATTGACCAAGGTCAGTTGCTGCTAGGCAAAGTTATGCACGAACAGACCCCCCCACCTGCACTCTGGTGGACATTTGCGACAGATTTAGACACACTGTCCAACGGCTGGGCAATGTTAATTTCTAGTCAGATAGATATAAATAACCATtatttggatatattgatcACTTGCTACTTTAAGTGCTATAGTAGTGGAAAAACATTAGCAATCCACAATAGGAAATCCATAACCTCATCTGACTGTTCACAGTAAAATCATTATAAttttgtcctgcttcacttacaaaacaatatttttgcTAATTTAATGTTCACTAATTGTGCTATGATTATATGGAGGTTAGAAGTTGCTGAGGCCTcctgaaaaaacatttttcatcagacagaaaagaaagattttgcttttttattactCATAAACATTGCATTAGTAACACACTAATTTTTACGCCTCATATCACATCCCACAAGTGTCCCctatattattacattatttgtaTTCACATAGAcattgtggttgcagagataaattcatttgaatgtagctaAGCCATTTTCCAGAACTGTTGGTCtgtctttaaaacaaacagtagCTTGATCTGACCTGAGACTCTCCAGCTGACAATGAGGACTCTTTAGTCcatcagacagtagcttcactcctgaatcctgcaggtcgttgttactcaggtccagttctctcagactagaggactgagagctgagaactgaggacagagcttcacagcttctctctgacaggttacagccactCAGTCTGAAAAACAGGgacaaagaaaatgtaaaaatgtggaTTAAgatattagaaaataaaaaaggagaaaaaaccCACAATTTATAATAATTGTTAAATGGTGAATAAATCTTTACACTTACTTAACTTTTTTGGAGGCTTTAagcacttcaaacacaaacagaagatcCTTCTCTGAAAAGCTTGAAGAGTATTTTATTGGGTCAAACTTGTCCAGTTTTTTTCCTGATGACACCAACATGaagagcagagctgaccactgagcagcagagagttcaTCTGTAGAGACTTTCCCTGAGTCCAGGTACTGTTGAATCTCCTCCACTAGAGAAcagtcattcagttcattcagacagtggaacaggttgatgcttttTTCTGCAGATGGAGATTCTGAGATCTTCTTcttgatgtactgaactgtttcctTGGTTTTTAAATCACTTCTTGTCTGTCTAATAAGACTTTTAATGGGAGTCTGATTAGTCTGCAGCGAAAGACCAAGGAGGAAACGaaggaacaggtccaggtgtccatttggactttgTAAGGCCTTGACAACAGCATTAGGGTAGAACTGTGTCTCTGTAGATTTTTCTATTCTTGTTTCAGACGTCTGAGCTGTGCATTGTTGTTCTGACAGCACattgactccagagttgatgaaggtcagatggacatgaagagcagccagaaactcctgaacactcagatggacgaagcagaacaccttgtcctggtacagtcctctctcctctataaagatctgtgtgaacactcctgagtaaactgaggctgctctgatatcgatgccacactctgtcaggtctgaatcatagaagatcaggtttcctttctgcagctgctcaaaagcaaGTTTTCCCAGTGACTCAATCATCTTCTtgttctctggactccagagtggatctgtctcagctcctccatcatacttgatgttcttcactttggtctgaaccaccaggaagtggatgtacatctcagtcagggtcttgggcagctctgctccctctctggttttcagcacatcctccagaaccgtagcagtgatccagcagaagactgggatgtggcacatgatgtggaggcttcgtgacgtcttgatgtgggagatgacggttgtggcctgctgctcatctgtgaacctcttcctgaagtactcgtccttctgtgggtcagtgaaccctctgacctctgtcaccatgtcaacacagccaggagggatctgattggctgctgcaggtcgtgtggtgatccagaggcgagcagagggaagcaggttccccctgatcaggtttatcagcagcacatccactgaggtggactctgtgacatcagtcagggttttagtcttgttgaagtccagaggaagtcgacactcatccagaccgtccaggatgaaaacaacctgggactgtttaaagctgcagattcctgctgctttggtttcagtaaagaagtgatgaacaagttccaccaagctgaacttttgctctttcagcacattcagctctctgaatgtaaatggaaatgtgaagtttaTGTTCTGGTTGGCTtggtcttcagcccagtccagagtgaacttctgtgttaggactgttttcccaatgccagccactccctttgtcatcactgttctgatggctccatctcttccagctgagcctttaaagatgtcttctggtctgatggaTGTTTCTGGTCTGACTGGTTTCCTGaaggctgtttcaatctgtctgacctcatgttcatcgttgacctctccagttcctccttctgtgatgtagagctctgtgtagatctggttcagaggggttgggtttcctgctttagagatgccttcaaacacacactggaacttctgttTTAGCTgagatttaagttgatgctgacaaactgcagcaggagatcctgaataaacaaccaaaaaaatgaTTAATGTAATTTGTTAGAAAAATGTCAGTTTACTTCTGGTCCACATATAAAAATCatatcagtaaatgtgtgattgtgtctgtaatgttaaatgttataaatcctcttactgctctgcagacagtcagccagctcctcctgcttcatcctcctcaggaagttcactgtgatcttcagaaatgcgtctctgctgctcctcctctgctcttcatcctcaccatccaactcctcctcatcctccctctgactctctaagcattctgggtaatctggactcagaaccctctggatcttcttcagctccttcttcacaaacgtaaccatgttttcctccagcagctggaacagaaactatatgaatgacagcatccaactaaaaccatggagccaaacatcagatccatgttggacacactgacgatccactggtctaaaaagtgcagcatgagattattgtgaacacaacagatgaacagtagtagttgtacatgtacagaccataaatatggagtccaggtgtgtttggtgctgctggacagactgagcattgggaacctctgagctctgcaggtccactctgtggaggaaccatgaagaatgagtcacaTGATGTGAGTCTAAATAAAGCTTATCCTTTACagcaacacttcaaacacagacaactTACGTCACAAGATATAAACAGTACAATTACTTATAATCATATCAAGTTTAAATCATAAGATTGTTCAGCCTGATTCAAACTGAAAACAACAACTCACTTTGACTTTGATGGTTGTtggtttttaaaatgaataattttgTCCTTTGACATATCACTCTTGagggacacacagctgggttcagGTCCAGCAGATTCTTGTCTCTGATGGAACCTGATGGACAAACAACTTAGGTTAATTTTCACATATTCAGTCAAAGTTTCCTTGATCAATAAAGGTAAATATGTCAAgatgaaattaataataataataataataataataataataataataataataataataataataataataataataataataataataataataataataataataatgctatgagttggagacagaatcagtcagatTGTCTCCttcatctcacctctgagctttgtttatCTTCATTCTTCTGATATTAGAGGaaggggctccctcctctctgtcctcacactgatccATGCTGCTAAATTAAAACTTTATACCTTCATGTAGAGAAGAAACGCAAATCATTTATCTGCACATTACAACATAAGTTGGTCCTTCACGGTGTCTTATATAAGCAAACAAAAGTTTCTTTAACTCCAACACTAAACACCACCTGCTATGAAGCCGATGTGCTAAACACACTGGCAAGGGGAAGATGAAAGTACACTCATACagagtgaaagaaaaagaaagctcTGTGACTGTGGGCCGCAAAGCCCCCGCAATGCAACTCcccaccactagatggcaatgAGGTGTCAGACAGGTGTTAACACACTCCAATAAGCAGCAGCACAATAAGTCAGCT carries:
- the LOC129603631 gene encoding NLR family CARD domain-containing protein 3-like; amino-acid sequence: MLLEENMVTFVKKELKKIQRVLSPDYPECLESQREDEEELDGEDEEQRRSSRDAFLKITVNFLRRMKQEELADCLQSRSPAAVCQHQLKSQLKQKFQCVFEGISKAGNPTPLNQIYTELYITEGGTGEVNDEHEVRQIETAFRKPVRPETSIRPEDIFKGSAGRDGAIRTVMTKGVAGIGKTVLTQKFTLDWAEDQANQNINFTFPFTFRELNVLKEQKFSLVELVHHFFTETKAAGICSFKQSQVVFILDGLDECRLPLDFNKTKTLTDVTESTSVDVLLINLIRGNLLPSARLWITTRPAAANQIPPGCVDMVTEVRGFTDPQKDEYFRKRFTDEQQATTVISHIKTSRSLHIMCHIPVFCWITATVLEDVLKTREGAELPKTLTEMYIHFLVVQTKVKNIKYDGGAETDPLWSPENKKMIESLGKLAFEQLQKGNLIFYDSDLTECGIDIRAASVYSGVFTQIFIEERGLYQDKVFCFVHLSVQEFLAALHVHLTFINSGVNVLSEQQCTAQTSETRIEKSTETQFYPNAVVKALQSPNGHLDLFLRFLLGLSLQTNQTPIKSLIRQTRSDLKTKETVQYIKKKISESPSAEKSINLFHCLNELNDCSLVEEIQQYLDSGKVSTDELSAAQWSALLFMLVSSGKKLDKFDPIKYSSSFSEKDLLFVFEVLKASKKVKLSGCNLSERSCEALSSVLSSQSSSLRELDLSNNDLQDSGVKLLSDGLKSPHCQLESLRLSVCNLSERSCEALSSVLSSQSSSLRELDLSNNDLQDLKVKLLSDGLKSPHCRLETLRLSGCLVTEEGCASLVSALSSNPSHLRELDLSYNHPGDSGEKLLSDGLEDPHWRLDTLRVKPSGAQWLRPGLRKYFCQLTIDKTTVNKNLQLSDIKRRVTYVEENQSYPDHPDRFDQCPQLLYCNELTDRCYWEIEWSVRVYISVSYRGIKRKGNSKNCWFGYNDQSWSLRCSSVGYSVLHSNIETPIPSSSVSHRVSVYVDRPAGSLSFYKVSSDKLIHLYTFNTTFTEPLYPGFTLWWSGSSMSLCDV